The following are from one region of the Methanosarcinales archaeon genome:
- the uvrB gene encoding excinuclease ABC subunit UvrB — protein MPPFKVISDFQPAGDQGPAIEVLTQGIQANEREQTLLGVTGSGKTFTIAKLIEQIQRPALVIAHNKTLAAQLYSEFKEFFPNNAVEYFVSYYDYYQPEAYIPATDTYIEKDSHINDEIDRLRLSTTRSLMERRDVIVVASVSCIYGLGSPKEWREMTLMIELGQQIERKEIQGRLVDIQYERNDVDFTQGAFRVRGDTVEVFPAMSNLGVRIELFGEEVERISEFDPLTGHTLHDLEKAAIYPARHYVMPIETVENAISSIKKELEVEVENFRSQGKLLEAQRLEQRTKFDIEMMREIGYCKGIENYSRHMEKRAAGEPPFTLLDFFPEDYIVVTDESHVMLPQIKGMHNGDRARKDALVSNGFRLPSAYDNRPLRIDEFFTRINQIIYVSATPGDFELERSSRIVEQIIRPTGLVDPEVVIRPVEGQVDDLVAEIRRMVDKGSRILVTTLTKRMAEDLSEYLLELDIKGRYMHSDIDTLERVEIIRSLRLGEFDVLVGINLLREGLDLPEVALVAILDADKEGFLRSERSLIQTIGRASRNIEGRVILYADTITGSISRAVDETNRRRRIQTEYNRQHQMTPRSITKAVRGDLVPKAEEGGEIFDEIPREEILNIIIDLEAKMHAAAKQLEFEKAADLRDKIKGFKTKLEEMDMVSSTSLL, from the coding sequence CAAAACCCTGGCAGCACAGTTGTATTCCGAGTTCAAAGAATTCTTTCCCAATAATGCGGTGGAATATTTTGTATCGTATTATGATTATTACCAGCCTGAGGCATATATTCCTGCAACAGATACCTACATAGAGAAGGATTCCCACATCAACGATGAGATCGACAGATTAAGGCTGTCAACCACCCGTTCACTTATGGAACGAAGGGATGTGATAGTGGTTGCCAGTGTTTCCTGCATCTACGGCCTGGGCAGCCCAAAGGAGTGGCGCGAAATGACCCTGATGATCGAGCTGGGACAACAGATCGAACGCAAAGAAATACAGGGCAGGCTGGTAGATATACAGTATGAGCGAAATGACGTGGATTTTACCCAGGGCGCGTTCCGGGTACGAGGAGATACTGTGGAAGTCTTCCCTGCTATGTCCAATCTCGGTGTGCGGATAGAGCTGTTCGGGGAGGAAGTGGAACGTATCAGCGAGTTCGATCCCCTGACCGGGCATACCTTGCATGATCTTGAAAAGGCGGCCATATATCCGGCCAGGCACTATGTCATGCCGATCGAGACTGTTGAAAATGCCATCTCATCCATAAAAAAGGAACTGGAGGTGGAGGTGGAGAACTTTCGGTCCCAGGGAAAACTGCTGGAGGCCCAGCGCCTTGAACAGCGCACAAAGTTCGATATCGAGATGATGCGGGAAATCGGATACTGCAAGGGTATAGAGAACTACAGCCGTCATATGGAAAAACGGGCCGCTGGTGAGCCGCCCTTTACCTTACTGGACTTCTTTCCGGAAGATTATATTGTAGTCACAGATGAAAGCCACGTAATGCTCCCCCAGATAAAGGGGATGCATAACGGGGACAGGGCACGAAAGGACGCACTGGTATCCAACGGATTCAGACTGCCCAGTGCATATGACAACAGACCTTTGCGTATTGATGAGTTCTTCACAAGGATCAATCAGATCATTTATGTCTCAGCAACGCCCGGGGATTTTGAACTTGAACGCAGCAGCAGGATAGTTGAGCAGATCATACGGCCCACCGGTCTGGTAGACCCTGAAGTGGTGATCCGCCCTGTTGAAGGACAGGTGGACGACCTGGTAGCTGAGATCAGGCGTATGGTGGATAAAGGTAGCCGCATTTTGGTAACCACCCTTACCAAACGAATGGCAGAGGATTTGAGCGAATATCTCCTTGAGCTTGATATCAAGGGGAGGTACATGCATTCTGATATCGATACTCTGGAGAGGGTAGAGATCATACGGTCATTGCGTCTGGGTGAATTTGATGTCCTTGTGGGTATAAACCTGTTAAGGGAGGGTCTGGACCTGCCAGAGGTGGCTCTGGTCGCCATTCTGGACGCTGATAAGGAAGGATTCTTACGATCGGAACGCTCTTTGATACAGACCATAGGCCGTGCCAGCCGTAACATTGAGGGCAGGGTGATATTATATGCTGACACGATCACAGGTTCGATCAGCAGAGCAGTTGACGAGACCAACAGGCGGCGCCGTATTCAGACAGAGTATAATCGACAACATCAAATGACGCCTCGATCTATTACTAAAGCTGTAAGGGGAGACCTGGTCCCCAAAGCCGAAGAAGGGGGAGAGATATTTGACGAAATACCCCGGGAAGAGATCCTGAATATTATTATCGATCTTGAAGCAAAGATGCATGCTGCAGCAAAACAACTTGAATTTGAAAAAGCTGCTGATTTGAGGGATAAAATAAAAGGATTTAAAACAAAATTGGAAGAAATGGATATGGTCTCCTCTACCAGCCTTCTATGA